A stretch of Microtus pennsylvanicus isolate mMicPen1 chromosome 5, mMicPen1.hap1, whole genome shotgun sequence DNA encodes these proteins:
- the LOC142850281 gene encoding serine protease FAM111A-like, protein MPLRCFPQGSHVVITFSKTESEEKEDNEVCGRFDQSSAECVVFYIHAVGNGEQRILRCRELHEEGTKLCVYGFKGETIKTTLQKDGRFLSFVESDHWKLISNDTIVANSQTVDVLEGKLFQIDVERKKSPWKAVATQKSDLEERKFTILKEYIVNLYPTLKRQREELRTYIKEESEKRENTSLLKAHRENFRKLTQSSIPDTQQK, encoded by the exons ATGCCCCTCCGTTGTTTTCCACAAGGCAGCCATGTGGTCATTACATTTTCCAAAACTGAaagtgaggagaaagaagacaatgaAGTGTGTGGCCGCTTTGACCAGTCATCTGCTGAGTGTGTTGTATTTTACATTCATGCGGTCGGGAATGGGGAGCAAAGAATTTTGAGGTGCAGGGAACTTCACGAGGAGGGCACCAAACTCTGTGTCTATGGCTTCAAGGGAGAGACCATCAAGACCACTCTGCAGAAGGATGGCAGGTTTCTCTCTTTTGTAGAGAGTGACCATTGGAAACTTATTTCCAATGACACCATCGTAGCAAACAGCCAGACAGTTGATGTGTTAGAGGGTAAGCTCTTTCAGATTGatgttgagagaaagaagagcCCTTGGAAGGCAGTGGCAACTCAGAAATCTGACTTAGAGGAAAGAAAATTCACTAtattaaaagaatacattgtGAATTTGTACCCCACATTAAAAAGACAACGGGAAGAACTAAGAACATACATCAAGGAAGAGAGTGAGAAAAGAGAGAACACTTCCTTACTCAAAGCACATAGAGAAAACTTCAGGAAGCTGACCCAAAGCTCCATCCCAG ATACCCAGCAGAAATGA